One part of the Larus michahellis chromosome 22, bLarMic1.1, whole genome shotgun sequence genome encodes these proteins:
- the PTGES3 gene encoding prostaglandin E synthase 3 isoform X2 — MQPASAKWYDRRDYVFIEFCVEDSKDVNVNFEKSKLTFSCLGGSDNFKHLNEIDLFNNIDPNESKHKRTDRSILCCLRKGESGQAWPRLTKERAKLNWLSVDFNNWKDWEDDSDEDMSNFDRFSEMMNNMGGDDDVDLPEVDGADDDSPDSDDEKMPDLE; from the exons GCAGCCTGCTTCCGCGAAGTGGTACGACCGAAGGGACTACGTCTTTATTGAATTTTGCGTTGAAGACAGTAAAGATGTTAatgtaaattttgaaaaatcCAAACTTACGTTCAG TTGTCTTGGAGGAAGTGATAACTTTAAACATTTAAACGAAATTGACCTTTTTAATAATATTGATCCAAAT GAATCAAAGCATAAAAGAACAGACAGATCTATCTTGTGTTGTTTACGAAAAGGAGAATCTGGTCAGGCATGGCCGAGGTTAACGAAAGAGAGGGCAAAG CTCAACTGGCTCAGTGTGGACTTCAACAACTGGAAAGACTGGGAAGATGATTCAGATGAAGACATGTCCAATTTCGATCGCTTTTCTGAG ATGATGAACAACATGGGCGGAGATGACGACGTAGACTTGCCAGAAGTAGACGGGGCAGATGAT gaCTCACCAGACAGTGATGATGAAA AAATGCCGGATCTGGAGTAA